The proteins below are encoded in one region of Maribacter aestuarii:
- a CDS encoding Calx-beta domain-containing protein, which yields MKMKDYNFLRNTLEKGSFQKSFYLFVLIFVFGALGSIQAQSVSISASQPNADEDGPVNGQYIVNVTDGTPGTPYTINLAVDAASTAVVVDDYTSLPTTVNILTNLVGSGSAFINLNVVDDNVVEATENVILNIVGSNPALLVGTGSATVNITDDDVAGVNVSTISGDTGEDGTTATFTVTLESQPTNPVAIALSSNNTAEGTVPASVIIPVASWNTGTIVTVTGVDDFFIDGDINYSIITGNVTSTDTNYNALNGGDVANVAVTNNDNDVAGVNVNATTGTTTEAGGTATFIYTLTSQPTDNVVLEVDQYDNTETSGPSTITITPSDWNTGVPLTIIGLDDDIIDGDIDDDIRVRIDNSEDSDYDSLNNGDVPDIVVTNQDDDVAGVNVSAISGNTTEAGGTATFTVTLESQPTNNVTIALSSSDTSEGTVAASVVKTPANWNLATAVTVTGVDDAEVDGDVAYTIITGNVTSGDANYNALNGGDVGNVAVINTDNDAIGVNISPISGNTTEGGGSATFTVTLDSQPTNNVTIALSSSDTSEGTVPASVVKTPANWNLATPVTVTGVDDTVVDGDVAYTIVTGNVTSGDANYNALNGGDVGNVAVINTDNDTVGVNVSAISGNTTEAGGIATFSVTLDSQPSNDVTIALSSSDTGEGTVPASVVKTPANWDSNTVITVTGVDDTIVDGDVAYTIVTGNVTSGDANYNTLNGGDVSDVAVTNIDDDVASITISDVAVNEDVSSGNLVFNVVLDIAVAGGTTVGYSFANGTAIGGGTDFTANPGFLTFDGTAGEIETITVAINNDQILEETENFTVQLGLPSNGVNLSGSGTATGTINDDDNCAPAPILDTSISTVFCDVIDRSLNDYTSTSPPAGTVLTWSTLSDPLNENAYLSAAQVANPPNDGSYFGFFLDDNGTPNNFDDDCASGTIEVELTLNTTPEEPVGTGNERCGPGTVLLTATTSSAGASLNWYSSPDSDSPIGNGNSFTTPSISATTSFYVEAEENNCITGRVEVVATVGFQASAGTPSNASICSIPENGPTILDLDDRLAGEGAGTWAITTDSSGSLTIGPSNIIDFRNLPTGNYVFTFTTTGSTAPCENVSSEVTISVSDCDTDEDGDGLFGGDEATLGTDPNNPDTDGDGIEDGEEVGPDVDNPLDEDNDGIIDALDSNVLDSDNDGVNDQQDPANGNSCIPSRANGVCDFDGDTITDADEIANGSNPDDPCDPNADSPTCIPIDLAIAKEVDNENAAIGDTVVFTITISNPEDRTASNIIVGDLLETGFEFVSSNPSAGSYSEITGEWNNFEIASLSSETLQITALVVEGSSYSNTAELLSSLPLDDNEANNIATVQVVPDLPEGIDLVIRKTVDNRAPLVGEQITFIISVENQSEDGAVISNIEVEDLIPTGPEARFVYVSDLASVGLYNPTTGIWAIESLAVGEQNIATLQITVSVPREGIFVNTATLIRSSPIDGNPGNNESFVDVTVSIPTAANPGFLFNQFSPNGDNSNDVLRINLRDANTGLDAGINYKIVVHDRYGNLVFEGEDSVPENSQRVTDVWDGTYNGKDVPKGTYFYILNYDIGAGPTIDKGWIQLIR from the coding sequence ATGAAAATGAAAGATTATAATTTCCTTCGAAATACTTTAGAAAAAGGTAGTTTTCAAAAATCATTTTATCTTTTTGTTCTAATATTCGTTTTTGGTGCGTTAGGAAGCATTCAAGCGCAATCAGTATCTATCAGTGCTTCACAACCTAATGCAGATGAAGATGGCCCAGTTAATGGACAATATATCGTTAACGTTACAGATGGAACACCTGGAACTCCCTATACAATTAATTTGGCAGTGGACGCCGCGAGTACTGCGGTTGTAGTTGATGATTATACTTCTTTGCCAACCACAGTTAATATTCTTACTAATCTTGTGGGTAGTGGTAGCGCATTTATTAACCTAAATGTAGTAGATGATAATGTAGTCGAAGCTACTGAAAATGTTATTTTGAATATTGTAGGAAGTAACCCTGCTTTATTGGTAGGAACAGGTTCGGCGACCGTAAACATTACTGACGATGATGTTGCTGGTGTTAATGTGTCAACAATTAGTGGAGATACAGGAGAGGATGGGACCACAGCTACTTTTACAGTAACCTTGGAGAGTCAGCCCACTAATCCTGTGGCAATAGCTTTGAGTAGTAATAATACGGCCGAGGGAACTGTGCCAGCTTCAGTAATCATTCCCGTAGCTTCTTGGAATACTGGAACAATCGTAACTGTAACCGGTGTCGATGATTTTTTCATTGATGGAGATATTAATTATTCAATAATAACTGGTAATGTTACCTCCACAGATACAAACTATAATGCACTTAACGGTGGCGATGTTGCCAATGTTGCTGTCACTAATAATGATAATGATGTAGCTGGTGTAAATGTTAATGCCACAACGGGAACAACTACCGAGGCTGGTGGCACCGCTACCTTTATTTATACCTTAACAAGCCAACCTACGGATAATGTGGTATTAGAGGTAGATCAATACGATAACACGGAAACTAGCGGACCATCAACAATAACTATTACTCCATCCGATTGGAATACTGGAGTGCCTTTAACTATTATTGGTTTAGATGACGATATTATTGATGGAGATATTGATGATGATATTAGAGTGCGTATAGACAATTCTGAAGATTCAGATTACGATTCATTGAATAATGGCGATGTTCCGGACATAGTAGTTACTAATCAAGATGATGACGTTGCGGGCGTAAACGTATCTGCTATAAGTGGAAATACTACCGAGGCGGGCGGGACGGCCACTTTTACGGTAACCCTCGAAAGTCAACCAACAAATAATGTGACCATTGCCCTGTCAAGTAGTGATACGAGTGAGGGAACTGTTGCAGCCTCGGTGGTAAAGACACCTGCCAACTGGAATTTGGCTACAGCAGTGACTGTAACCGGCGTTGACGATGCGGAGGTTGACGGTGATGTAGCCTATACAATAATAACGGGCAACGTAACTTCGGGTGATGCGAACTATAACGCCCTTAACGGTGGCGATGTTGGGAATGTCGCTGTCATTAATACGGATAATGATGCTATCGGAGTAAACATATCGCCCATTAGTGGAAATACAACGGAAGGAGGAGGTAGTGCAACTTTTACGGTAACCTTAGACAGTCAACCAACCAATAATGTCACCATTGCCTTGTCAAGTAGTGATACTAGTGAAGGTACAGTTCCTGCTTCGGTCGTAAAAACGCCAGCCAACTGGAATTTGGCTACACCAGTGACTGTAACCGGCGTTGACGATACGGTGGTGGATGGTGATGTAGCATATACAATAGTAACGGGCAACGTAACTTCGGGTGATGCGAACTATAATGCCCTTAACGGTGGCGATGTTGGGAATGTCGCTGTCATCAATACGGATAATGATACGGTTGGTGTGAACGTATCGGCTATAAGCGGGAATACGACCGAAGCGGGCGGGATAGCCACATTTTCGGTAACCCTAGACAGTCAACCGTCCAATGATGTGACGATTGCACTTTCAAGTAGTGATACTGGTGAAGGTACAGTTCCTGCTTCGGTCGTAAAAACGCCAGCGAACTGGGATAGTAATACCGTTATCACCGTAACCGGTGTTGACGACACCATAGTTGATGGGGACGTAGCTTATACTATAGTAACGGGCAACGTAACTTCGGGTGATGCCAATTACAATACACTAAATGGTGGCGATGTTTCTGATGTTGCGGTCACCAATATTGATGATGATGTTGCTAGTATTACCATATCGGACGTAGCGGTCAATGAGGACGTGTCCTCCGGTAATTTGGTATTCAACGTTGTCCTTGATATTGCGGTTGCAGGTGGTACAACGGTTGGATATTCTTTTGCAAACGGTACGGCCATTGGGGGAGGAACAGACTTTACGGCCAACCCTGGTTTCTTGACTTTTGATGGAACAGCCGGAGAAATAGAAACGATTACGGTTGCCATTAATAATGATCAAATATTGGAGGAAACCGAGAACTTCACCGTTCAGCTGGGCTTGCCCAGTAACGGTGTTAATCTTAGTGGTAGCGGTACAGCTACGGGAACTATTAACGACGACGACAACTGCGCTCCTGCACCAATCCTAGATACAAGTATATCTACAGTTTTTTGCGATGTTATTGATAGAAGTCTTAATGATTATACTAGCACATCACCTCCTGCCGGAACGGTCTTAACATGGAGCACACTCTCCGACCCCCTAAACGAAAATGCTTATTTATCCGCTGCACAGGTTGCAAATCCTCCTAACGACGGATCTTATTTCGGTTTCTTTTTGGATGATAATGGTACGCCAAATAATTTTGACGATGATTGTGCCAGTGGAACGATTGAAGTAGAGTTAACTTTAAACACTACACCCGAGGAACCAGTTGGCACGGGAAATGAAAGATGCGGACCAGGGACGGTGCTCTTAACAGCAACTACATCTAGCGCCGGAGCATCTTTAAATTGGTACAGTTCCCCAGACTCGGATTCGCCTATCGGTAACGGTAATAGTTTCACGACACCTTCCATTAGCGCTACGACCTCATTTTATGTAGAGGCCGAAGAGAATAATTGTATTACAGGAAGAGTTGAGGTTGTCGCAACTGTAGGTTTTCAAGCATCCGCGGGTACACCCAGTAATGCCTCTATCTGCAGTATTCCCGAAAATGGTCCTACTATTTTGGACTTGGATGACAGATTAGCAGGTGAAGGTGCTGGTACATGGGCAATCACGACTGATTCATCGGGAAGTTTGACAATCGGGCCTTCCAATATCATCGATTTTAGAAACCTGCCTACGGGGAATTATGTCTTTACTTTTACGACCACAGGATCAACAGCTCCTTGTGAAAATGTTTCATCGGAAGTCACGATTTCAGTGAGTGATTGTGATACGGACGAAGATGGTGACGGTTTGTTTGGTGGTGACGAGGCAACTTTGGGAACTGACCCAAATAACCCTGATACGGACGGGGATGGAATAGAGGACGGGGAAGAGGTTGGTCCGGACGTAGATAATCCTTTGGATGAGGATAATGATGGTATTATTGATGCCCTAGATTCCAATGTTTTGGATTCCGATAACGATGGTGTAAATGACCAACAAGACCCGGCGAACGGTAATTCATGTATTCCCAGTAGGGCGAACGGAGTCTGTGATTTTGACGGGGACACCATAACAGATGCGGACGAAATAGCCAATGGAAGTAATCCGGACGATCCTTGCGATCCCAATGCCGATAGTCCTACGTGTATTCCTATTGACTTGGCAATTGCAAAAGAAGTGGATAATGAAAATGCGGCCATTGGAGACACAGTCGTATTTACGATTACAATAAGTAATCCGGAAGATAGGACAGCTTCGAACATCATCGTTGGTGACCTGTTGGAGACAGGCTTTGAGTTTGTTTCCAGTAACCCATCTGCAGGAAGTTATTCAGAAATTACGGGGGAATGGAACAACTTTGAGATTGCTTCTTTGAGTAGTGAAACATTGCAAATAACGGCACTTGTAGTAGAAGGATCGAGTTATTCGAACACAGCAGAACTGTTATCCTCTTTACCTTTAGATGATAATGAAGCTAATAACATAGCTACGGTACAGGTGGTCCCAGATTTACCTGAAGGGATTGATCTGGTCATTCGGAAGACAGTTGATAATAGAGCGCCTTTGGTAGGGGAACAAATTACTTTTATCATAAGTGTTGAGAATCAATCTGAAGATGGTGCGGTTATTAGTAATATAGAAGTTGAAGACCTTATACCTACTGGTCCTGAGGCCCGCTTCGTTTATGTAAGTGATCTTGCTAGCGTTGGATTATATAACCCAACGACAGGGATATGGGCCATAGAATCTTTAGCGGTAGGCGAGCAGAACATCGCAACCTTACAAATTACGGTATCGGTACCAAGAGAAGGAATTTTTGTAAATACAGCCACCTTAATAAGGTCATCTCCAATTGATGGTAATCCTGGAAATAATGAGAGTTTTGTTGATGTAACCGTTAGTATTCCCACCGCTGCTAATCCTGGTTTCCTCTTCAACCAATTTTCACCTAATGGAGATAACTCCAATGATGTGCTACGGATAAATCTTAGGGACGCCAATACTGGATTGGATGCGGGAATAAATTATAAGATTGTAGTTCACGATAGATATGGAAACTTAGTATTTGAAGGAGAAGATTCTGTTCCGGAAAACTCACAAAGGGTCACCGATGTTTGGGACGGAACCTATAACGGTAAGGATGTTCCAAAAGGAACCTATTTTTATATTTTAAACTACGACATAGGTGCAGGTCCTACCATTGACAAAGGCTGGATTCAACTTATCAGATAA